ACGCCGACCTCTGGCCTAGGGTGTGCGAATGGCTCGAACGGCGCTCGTGAACGTGGCTCGTGGCTCTTCGAGGTCGCCCAGGATGCAACGGAACGGTAAAGCTAGAACTCGACGACGCTGATCCACCCCTCGTCGACACACCGCGGGCAGTGATCTTCCTCGCGGTCCGCCAGGCAGGCTCGATGAAACCGGACGTGGCAGTGCTCACACTCGACGATGTCGTCGGCCCGCTCGAACGGTTCTCCGCAGATGTAACATTGCTTTGAACCGACCATGGCCGAGTAGACGACGGGCAGAGAGAAAAATCTTCAGTCAGTGACGTATCGATGACTCGCTGCTGTGGCCGCTCGTTGTCTTCGTCGTAGCTCTGGTAGCTCTGCTGAAACCGCTAATGGGTGATGGGCTTCAGTGGTCGTGCTGAGTAGTGGCGCGTATCTTGTACGTGGTGTTAGACGGACTCGAATTCATCCCACCGGACTGCTCAATGGCCACACTGACACGAGCTGCTCTAAAGCTTTTGTGCGGCACTGACGCCGAGCTGTGGGGTGTGGCGGTCAAACACTCACAGAACATCAGGACGCCCACCAACACCTAGATACTGAGCACGATGTTCAGCGGAACGCCGACGTTCAAGAAATCCCCGGACATGAACTCCCCATCGGAGGATCAACCGTCGGATGGTTCATCCATCGCGTCGAACCCGCTGATCACCTGCAGGAGAGCCTGTGTCTCGGCGTGCCTTCGGGCCCACTGCAGCTCTCGCCGCAGGTCGTCCGTACGGTCTTGGACGTGATCGACGGCCACACGCATCGTGCGGATCCGGGCGAGTTGCTCGCTCGCCGATGAGTGCAAGACGGCATCGTAGAGCTCGACGAGGAAGCGCTCGGTGACAAGGTGCCGCACGAACGCTTCCAGGTCCTCAGACGCGTGAACGGGAACGCGAGGAGCAGCTCTATCGGCAGCACCCGGTTCGATCGGCCAGAGGGCCTTCTCGACCGTCTCGTACTCGAACCCTTGGGCGGGTCGGTGGTGGACGACGCACAGCCCGTCGAGGTGATCCCCCGCGAGGAGCTCCAAGAGCTCGAGTGCGAGTTCCTCCACGCGCACGTAGGGGGGAACGTTGAACGAGGGCAGCGAGCGGCTGAACGTCGGCTCGAACCCCCGCTGTGAGAGGACGCGGGAGGCTTTCGATCCGAGGACCAGGGGCACGGCGTGTCGCCCGTCGTCCTCGACCCGATCGAGCGTTCGTTGGAAGGTGTCGAGCGCTTGCTCGTTGAACGGTCCGCACAGGCCCCGTTCGGACCCCACGAGGAGCACGCCGGTCCGTTGACCCGCCCCTTCGCCGAGCAGCCGCGCCCGCTCCGTCGCGGAGAGTTCTCTCGTCGCGCCTCGAAGCATGCGCGAGATATGTGCCTCGTAGATGTCCAACGGCTCCGAGCGTTCGTCGGCGCGTCGGTAGGCGACCTCCGCGACGGAGCGGATCGCCCGCATGAGTGGCTCCAAGCCGGAGACTGCACCGAGATGATCCTCGATCTGGATCGGCTCGCGGCTCACGCTCGCTCCTCCGTGTTCTGGGTGACGTCTTCTTCTTGTCCTCTGTCACCCTCGCCTGTCCCTTCGCTGTCTCGGAGCTCGTCCGGCTTGGCCGCCTCGAGGGAAGCCCCGACCCAGTCCCGTAGGCGCTCCTCGAGCTCTGGCGTGATCGTGTCGGCGCTCCGTAGATCCTCAGCGATCCCCGGTACCTCGTCCTGATGGTCTTCCAACGCGTCCTCGAACCCCGGCACCGCCTCAGCCGGCCAGCCCTCGAGCAGATTTTCCTGGTGCGTCCACAGGAGCGCTACTTGGATGGGGAGATCCGCGATCTCGCGCGGCTCTTGCTGGATGATCTCGACGAGCCGTTCCCCGCGAGCGATCTGCCGCTTCGTCGATTCCTCGATGATCGCGCCGAACCGCGTGAACCCCTTGACCTCCTCGTACTGGGATAGTTCGGGTCTGACCCGCGCGGCGACCTCCTGGAGCGGTCCCGGCTGGGCGTCCCCGCCCACCCGAGAGACCGACTGGCCGACGTCGATGGCGGGGCGTCGACCTTCCGCGTACAGGTGGGGGTCGAAGTAGAGTTGGCCGTCGGTCATCGAAATCAGGTTCGTCGGGATGAAGGCGGTGATGTTCCCACGTTGGGTCTCGATGATCGGCAACGCGGTGGCCGAGCCGCCACCGTGCCGGTCTTCGAGCTTGAAGGAACGCTCCATCAGGCCCGCGTGAACCGAGAAGATATCGCCGGGGTAGGCCTCGCGACCGGGAGACCGTCGCAAGAGGAGGGACAGTTCGCGATACGCGTTCGCGTGCCGAGACAGGTCGTCGTATACGACGAGACTGTGGTCTCCTTGCCAGGCGAACCACTCGGCCATCGTGCATCCGGTCAAGGCGGAGAGGTAGCGCACGGACGCGGGGGCATCAGCGGGGGCGAACACGACCGCAGTGTGGTCTAGGGCGTCGTGACGGTCGAGCTGGTCGACCAGATTCAGGACGGTCGAACGCTTCTTGCCGATGCAGACATAGATGCAGTCGACGTCCTCGGTCCCCTGTGCGAGGATCGCGTCCACCGCGGTGCTGGCCTTCCCCGTGTTCCTGTCACCGAGCAGAAGCATACGCTGCCCGCGCCCAATCGGGGTCGCGGTATCGATCGAC
This sequence is a window from Salinigranum marinum. Protein-coding genes within it:
- a CDS encoding F0F1 ATP synthase subunit gamma encodes the protein MSREPIQIEDHLGAVSGLEPLMRAIRSVAEVAYRRADERSEPLDIYEAHISRMLRGATRELSATERARLLGEGAGQRTGVLLVGSERGLCGPFNEQALDTFQRTLDRVEDDGRHAVPLVLGSKASRVLSQRGFEPTFSRSLPSFNVPPYVRVEELALELLELLAGDHLDGLCVVHHRPAQGFEYETVEKALWPIEPGAADRAAPRVPVHASEDLEAFVRHLVTERFLVELYDAVLHSSASEQLARIRTMRVAVDHVQDRTDDLRRELQWARRHAETQALLQVISGFDAMDEPSDG
- a CDS encoding RING finger protein; translated protein: MVGSKQCYICGEPFERADDIVECEHCHVRFHRACLADREEDHCPRCVDEGWISVVEF
- a CDS encoding F0F1 ATP synthase subunit alpha; amino-acid sequence: MDLDKALQEALEALENGPPRRVQASVQDVGRVLHVGDGIAHVEGLPTVMLHELVAFEDGTRGEVLDLDEESVGVAIYGATEGVQAGSTVRRTGETLRVPVGSEILGRVVDPLGQPMDGERALGTTERREIRQLAPGPLDRQPIRGPLLTGIKSIDTATPIGRGQRMLLLGDRNTGKASTAVDAILAQGTEDVDCIYVCIGKKRSTVLNLVDQLDRHDALDHTAVVFAPADAPASVRYLSALTGCTMAEWFAWQGDHSLVVYDDLSRHANAYRELSLLLRRSPGREAYPGDIFSVHAGLMERSFKLEDRHGGGSATALPIIETQRGNITAFIPTNLISMTDGQLYFDPHLYAEGRRPAIDVGQSVSRVGGDAQPGPLQEVAARVRPELSQYEEVKGFTRFGAIIEESTKRQIARGERLVEIIQQEPREIADLPIQVALLWTHQENLLEGWPAEAVPGFEDALEDHQDEVPGIAEDLRSADTITPELEERLRDWVGASLEAAKPDELRDSEGTGEGDRGQEEDVTQNTEERA